The Lachnospiraceae bacterium oral taxon 500 genome window below encodes:
- the dprA gene encoding DNA-protecting protein DprA has translation MEREIYWLWLSSIRGMGAVKLSRLLREWPDAEAIYYEGEERILEFMKKQERFREEDFLELCAAKRQIERCRREWDRLNREGVRVISVDQPDYPERLKMIPGAPPLLFVKGDWRLEQGGNTPVLAVVGTRRASLYGREAAVALGRACAEYGVILVSGMAAGIDGIAQRECLKHGGYSIGVLGSGLGYQFPAGNRDLYLEMEQRGALISEEWYQTPPQAALFPKRNRIISGLAEAVVVVEAAEKSGSLITADYALEQGRDVYAVPGRLNDPASSGCNRLIAQGAYLLENVERFMAEFAGRIKSDIQPPAVPEWKKDLAENEKLVYQNIGADPVYIGRLQEKSGLEPGELQLCLLQLEWKGYIQQISAGYYGLANFIL, from the coding sequence ATGGAAAGAGAAATTTATTGGCTGTGGCTGTCGTCCATTCGCGGCATGGGAGCGGTTAAGCTAAGCCGGCTGCTTCGGGAGTGGCCGGATGCCGAAGCGATTTATTATGAAGGGGAAGAACGGATTTTAGAGTTTATGAAAAAGCAGGAGCGCTTTCGGGAGGAGGATTTTTTGGAGCTTTGCGCCGCCAAAAGACAGATCGAGCGCTGCCGCCGGGAGTGGGACAGGTTGAACCGGGAAGGGGTGCGGGTTATTTCTGTTGATCAGCCGGACTACCCGGAGCGGCTGAAAATGATTCCGGGTGCGCCGCCGCTGCTTTTTGTCAAAGGGGATTGGCGATTGGAGCAAGGCGGGAATACACCGGTACTGGCGGTAGTCGGCACCAGACGAGCCAGTCTTTACGGCCGGGAGGCAGCAGTAGCTTTGGGCAGAGCCTGTGCCGAATATGGAGTGATTTTGGTCAGCGGGATGGCGGCCGGGATTGATGGTATTGCCCAAAGAGAATGCCTGAAGCATGGCGGATACAGCATCGGTGTGCTCGGTTCCGGTTTAGGTTATCAGTTTCCGGCCGGCAACCGGGATTTGTATTTGGAAATGGAACAAAGAGGCGCATTAATCAGCGAAGAATGGTATCAAACACCGCCGCAGGCTGCGCTTTTTCCCAAGCGGAATCGGATTATCAGTGGTTTAGCCGAAGCGGTGGTAGTAGTGGAGGCAGCAGAAAAAAGCGGCTCTTTGATTACGGCCGACTATGCTTTGGAGCAGGGCAGGGATGTTTACGCCGTGCCAGGGCGCTTAAATGATCCGGCCAGCAGCGGCTGCAACCGGTTGATTGCCCAGGGCGCCTATCTTCTGGAAAATGTGGAACGCTTTATGGCGGAGTTTGCCGGCCGGATAAAATCCGATATTCAGCCGCCGGCAGTGCCGGAGTGGAAAAAGGATTTGGCGGAAAATGAAAAGCTGGTTTATCAAAATATCGGTGCAGATCCGGTTTACATCGGGCGTTTGCAGGAAAAAAGCGGTTTAGAGCCGGGCGAATTGCAGCTTTGCTTGCTGCAGCTGGAGTGGAAGGGCTATATTCAGCAGATTTCAGCCGGTTATTACGGCTTGGCCAATTTTATTTTATGA
- a CDS encoding signal recognition particle-docking protein FtsY, translated as MGIFDFFKKKTGEAQIPAESENMAEEKRDAVEAEMTVGEVVVSDQAPAEPSQTQAAATAGEETADRSGAQAGDQANWVEAEAGERLVNSADRQSAEMDAAAGSGEAAVKREAEECFAVAENEEAAKLSSEMATAEDVAAESKEADESLIEPAAEAAQESAVSESEPVEEVPQKKGFFRKLVEGLSKTRQHVMQGVNDVLSSFTSIDEEFYEELEEALIMGDLGVNTAIKIVAGLKTKVKERKIKDPQQVKSLLKEELKEQMRTAESAYDFINQKSVILVIGVNGVGKTTTIGKLAAQYKKDGKQVMLAAADTFRAAAIDQLKEWANRSAVPIVAQAENSDPGAVIFDAIASAKSKGVDILICDTAGRLHNKKNLMAELGKIYRIIGREYPEAHLEVFLVLDSTTGQNALAQAKEFKEMADITGIVLTKLDGTSKGGIAVAIAADLALPVKYIGVGEGIEDLRPFDADSFIEALFEE; from the coding sequence ATGGGAATTTTTGATTTTTTTAAAAAGAAAACAGGTGAAGCGCAAATCCCTGCCGAGTCGGAGAATATGGCCGAGGAGAAAAGGGATGCGGTTGAAGCGGAAATGACCGTTGGCGAAGTGGTTGTGTCGGATCAAGCGCCAGCCGAGCCAAGTCAGACTCAAGCAGCGGCGACTGCCGGAGAAGAAACGGCGGACAGGTCTGGTGCTCAAGCCGGTGATCAGGCAAATTGGGTGGAAGCAGAAGCCGGAGAAAGGTTAGTAAATTCGGCAGACCGTCAAAGTGCTGAGATGGACGCAGCGGCTGGGAGCGGAGAGGCAGCGGTAAAGCGGGAGGCGGAAGAATGCTTTGCGGTGGCTGAAAATGAGGAGGCCGCTAAACTATCAAGTGAGATGGCTACAGCAGAAGATGTGGCGGCTGAAAGCAAGGAAGCCGATGAATCATTGATTGAACCGGCGGCGGAAGCGGCGCAGGAGTCGGCCGTTTCAGAATCAGAGCCGGTAGAAGAAGTACCGCAGAAAAAGGGCTTTTTCCGGAAGCTGGTCGAGGGATTGTCCAAGACCCGGCAACATGTGATGCAGGGGGTCAATGATGTATTGAGCAGCTTTACCTCGATTGATGAAGAGTTTTATGAGGAATTGGAAGAAGCACTGATTATGGGGGATTTAGGCGTAAATACCGCCATTAAAATCGTTGCCGGGCTGAAAACCAAGGTCAAAGAAAGAAAAATCAAAGACCCGCAGCAGGTGAAAAGCCTGCTCAAGGAAGAATTAAAAGAGCAGATGCGGACGGCGGAGTCGGCCTATGATTTTATTAACCAAAAATCGGTCATTTTAGTCATCGGGGTCAACGGCGTGGGCAAAACTACAACCATTGGCAAGCTGGCCGCACAATATAAAAAGGACGGCAAGCAGGTTATGCTGGCGGCGGCCGATACCTTTCGGGCGGCAGCAATCGACCAGTTAAAGGAATGGGCGAATCGCTCGGCCGTGCCGATTGTGGCGCAGGCGGAAAACTCCGATCCGGGGGCGGTCATTTTTGACGCAATTGCTTCGGCAAAAAGCAAGGGGGTTGATATCCTGATTTGCGATACGGCCGGCCGGCTTCATAATAAGAAAAATCTGATGGCTGAACTGGGCAAGATTTACCGGATTATCGGCCGGGAATATCCAGAGGCACATTTGGAGGTGTTTTTGGTGCTGGACAGTACAACCGGGCAAAATGCATTGGCGCAGGCCAAGGAATTTAAGGAGATGGCGGATATTACCGGGATTGTTCTGACGAAATTGGACGGCACATCTAAGGGCGGCATTGCGGTAGCAATTGCGGCGGATTTGGCTCTGCCGGTCAAATATATCGGTGTTGGCGAGGGAATTGAAGATTTGCGGCCCTTTGATGCGGACAGCTTTATTGAAGCGCTGTTTGAGGAATAA
- the smc gene encoding chromosome segregation protein SMC, with the protein MYLKSVELYGFKSFPNKIHFQFEHGITAIVGPNGSGKSNIADAVRWVLGEQSAKQLRGSSMQDVIFAGTETRKPLGYCQVDLTIDNSDKVLPVDYSEVKVSRRVYRSGDSDYMINGSSCRLKDIHALFLDTGVGKEGYSIIGQGQIERILSARPEDRRLLFDEAAGIVKFKERKAAALQKLEEETLDLARLSDLIEELEKQEKTLGEQAVTAKEYLRLRDDLKKYEINSFLRLMDSFADNLKALTEKNAIVSADLQERKTVYERREKEYEEIAEQLREKERAYEEVSELAHDQKLNAERASAAIRLDQERLTYLTSNHTALKSRTEELYERQLQQEKELVLLARQDEKERQALQERQQEAAAFAVTKNELEEQLEQENQKKLAYQEQKLNRVRQTAEREAALRQLEAESESSRKQQEAVAARQTMIDRTAAVLEREIAACRQQEEELLRRQDELLQAKTVAAKTTAKQELELAELEKKERQLQTAYREKESRKNALMDLESNYEGYFLAVKKVLDRKEAGTIGVVADILEVEEKYQKAIETALGNRLQNIITQTDQDAEDAIAFLKQNKFGRATFLPLNTVTGARAKDIEAAPGYLGIAADLVKYDRRYENIVLSLLGNLFVTDTLPNARKLAARHQQRLRIITLEGDILSPGGSISGGEFKNAKSMIFSRKNDILKLEAELAELNTELAQAAAALAGCRQKVQAGRQESEAITAREQAANLEMNRLILVLEQKKKERDQQTEERNSLQQEADELKARLQKLSEAKRAQAENGEVLSAEEQTAAEEKLEETLQMLQSDLDCVNEDIMEVKLQITAMEERLSHSEERVQAIRQTISEADIKRAELAAELTAIDLEKLKKEQTLEEQKLLLAEFLSGQKDAEEKRVLLKNEKALIQAKKENLQANKENYYKEVSLLEKEQIRLGMQIDKYEEQKEAQADYMWTEYELTYSTAKPWEQPDLGSDAALRSNMKRLKEEMKALGDVNVAAITEYQEVRERLDFNVGQRADILEAEGKLKAMIADLEQQMQDRFAREFEEINQRFSRVFQELFGGGQGYLALTEKENILESGISIHVQPPGKKLKNMMLLSGGERAFTAIALLFAIQSLRPSPFCILDEIEAALDDANVYKFATYLHKLTKDTQFIVITHRKGTMESADALYGITMQEKGVSTQVSVKMIENDLEEKEE; encoded by the coding sequence ATGTATTTAAAATCAGTGGAATTGTACGGCTTTAAGTCGTTTCCCAATAAGATTCATTTTCAATTTGAACATGGCATTACCGCGATTGTCGGGCCAAACGGCAGCGGCAAAAGCAATATTGCCGATGCCGTGCGCTGGGTGCTGGGCGAGCAGTCCGCCAAGCAGCTGCGGGGCAGCAGTATGCAGGATGTCATCTTTGCCGGGACGGAAACACGCAAACCGCTGGGCTATTGTCAGGTGGATTTGACGATTGACAACAGCGACAAGGTTTTACCGGTGGATTACAGCGAGGTTAAGGTCAGCCGCCGGGTCTATCGTTCCGGTGACAGCGATTATATGATTAACGGCAGTTCCTGCCGGCTGAAGGATATTCACGCCCTTTTTTTGGATACCGGCGTGGGCAAAGAAGGATATTCCATCATTGGGCAGGGGCAGATTGAACGGATTTTATCGGCCAGACCGGAAGACCGGCGGCTGCTGTTTGATGAAGCGGCCGGAATTGTTAAGTTTAAGGAAAGAAAAGCGGCGGCGCTGCAAAAATTAGAGGAAGAAACGCTTGACCTAGCCAGGCTGTCCGATTTAATCGAGGAATTGGAAAAGCAGGAGAAAACTTTGGGTGAGCAGGCAGTAACAGCTAAGGAGTATTTGCGCCTGCGCGATGATTTAAAAAAATATGAAATTAACAGCTTTTTGCGGCTGATGGACAGCTTTGCCGATAATTTAAAGGCTTTAACCGAGAAAAACGCAATTGTTTCGGCCGATTTACAGGAACGAAAAACTGTTTATGAGCGCCGGGAAAAGGAATATGAGGAAATTGCAGAGCAGCTTCGGGAGAAAGAAAGAGCCTATGAGGAAGTCAGCGAACTGGCGCATGACCAAAAGCTGAATGCAGAAAGAGCGAGTGCGGCGATTCGGCTTGATCAGGAGCGGCTGACTTATTTGACCAGCAATCACACCGCTTTAAAGAGCCGGACGGAGGAGCTTTACGAGCGCCAACTCCAGCAGGAGAAAGAATTGGTGCTGCTGGCGCGGCAGGACGAAAAAGAGCGGCAGGCCTTACAGGAAAGGCAGCAGGAAGCGGCTGCTTTTGCTGTCACTAAAAATGAATTAGAGGAGCAGCTGGAACAGGAAAATCAGAAAAAGCTGGCTTATCAGGAGCAGAAGTTAAACCGGGTGCGGCAGACAGCCGAGCGGGAAGCGGCCTTGCGTCAGCTGGAAGCGGAAAGCGAGAGCAGCCGTAAGCAGCAGGAGGCGGTCGCGGCCCGGCAGACGATGATAGATCGAACAGCGGCCGTGCTGGAGCGGGAGATTGCCGCCTGCCGGCAGCAGGAAGAAGAATTGCTCCGCCGTCAGGACGAACTTTTGCAGGCTAAGACCGTTGCCGCCAAGACGACGGCGAAGCAGGAGCTGGAACTGGCTGAACTGGAGAAGAAAGAGCGGCAGCTGCAAACGGCTTACCGGGAAAAAGAATCGCGTAAAAATGCTTTGATGGATTTGGAAAGCAATTACGAGGGATATTTTCTGGCGGTTAAAAAGGTGCTTGACCGCAAGGAAGCGGGAACCATCGGGGTGGTTGCCGATATTCTTGAAGTTGAAGAAAAATACCAAAAGGCGATTGAAACCGCTCTGGGAAATCGCTTGCAGAATATTATCACCCAAACCGATCAGGATGCCGAAGATGCGATTGCATTTTTAAAGCAAAATAAGTTTGGCCGGGCGACCTTCCTGCCGTTAAACACCGTAACCGGAGCCAGAGCGAAAGATATTGAAGCGGCGCCGGGCTATTTGGGCATTGCCGCCGATTTGGTTAAATACGACCGGCGGTATGAAAACATTGTATTGTCCTTGCTGGGCAATCTATTTGTGACCGATACACTGCCAAATGCCAGAAAATTAGCGGCCAGACATCAGCAAAGGCTGCGCATCATTACTCTGGAGGGCGATATTTTAAGCCCGGGCGGCAGTATCAGCGGCGGTGAGTTTAAAAATGCCAAAAGTATGATTTTTTCCAGAAAAAATGATATTTTAAAGTTGGAGGCGGAATTGGCCGAGCTAAACACGGAGCTGGCGCAGGCAGCGGCAGCTTTGGCAGGATGCCGGCAAAAAGTGCAGGCCGGCCGGCAGGAGAGCGAGGCGATCACCGCCCGAGAACAGGCGGCTAATCTGGAAATGAACCGGCTGATTTTGGTGCTGGAGCAAAAAAAGAAGGAACGGGATCAGCAAACAGAGGAACGGAATAGTTTACAGCAGGAAGCGGACGAGTTGAAAGCCCGGCTGCAAAAGTTATCGGAAGCAAAGCGGGCGCAGGCCGAGAATGGGGAGGTGCTTTCTGCCGAGGAGCAAACTGCCGCCGAGGAAAAACTGGAAGAAACGCTGCAAATGCTGCAAAGTGATTTAGACTGTGTCAATGAAGATATCATGGAAGTGAAGCTGCAAATCACGGCGATGGAAGAGCGTTTGTCGCACAGTGAAGAACGGGTTCAGGCAATCCGGCAGACCATCAGCGAAGCGGATATCAAGCGGGCGGAGCTGGCGGCGGAACTGACGGCGATTGATTTGGAAAAGTTGAAAAAAGAACAGACCTTAGAGGAGCAGAAGCTTTTGCTGGCTGAGTTTTTAAGCGGCCAGAAAGATGCGGAGGAAAAGCGGGTTCTGCTCAAAAATGAAAAGGCACTGATTCAGGCCAAAAAAGAAAATCTGCAGGCCAATAAGGAGAATTACTACAAAGAGGTCAGCCTTTTGGAAAAAGAGCAGATCCGGCTGGGCATGCAGATTGATAAATACGAGGAGCAGAAAGAAGCGCAGGCTGACTATATGTGGACGGAATACGAGCTGACTTACTCGACCGCCAAGCCGTGGGAGCAACCAGATTTGGGGAGCGATGCGGCGCTGAGATCCAATATGAAGCGGCTGAAGGAAGAGATGAAAGCGCTGGGAGATGTTAATGTTGCCGCTATTACCGAATATCAGGAGGTTAGGGAGCGGCTTGATTTTAATGTCGGTCAGCGAGCGGATATTTTGGAAGCTGAGGGCAAGCTGAAAGCGATGATTGCCGATTTGGAGCAGCAAATGCAGGACCGCTTTGCCAGAGAGTTTGAGGAAATCAATCAGAGATTTTCCCGGGTCTTTCAGGAGTTGTTTGGCGGCGGGCAGGGTTATTTGGCGCTGACGGAAAAGGAAAATATCCTTGAAAGCGGCATTTCCATTCATGTTCAGCCACCGGGCAAGAAACTGAAAAATATGATGCTTCTGTCCGGCGGGGAGCGGGCTTTTACCGCGATTGCACTGCTTTTTGCCATTCAAAGCCTGCGCCCGTCGCCATTTTGTATTTTGGACGAGATTGAAGCGGCGCTTGATGATGCCAATGTCTATAAGTTTGCTACTTATTTGCATAAATTGACAAAAGACACGCAGTTTATTGTCATTACCCATCGGAAAGGAACGATGGAATCGGCCGATGCCCTTTACGGCATTACCATGCAGGAAAAAGGCGTATCGACGCAGGTGTCAGTGAAGATGATTGAAAACGATTTGGAGGAAAAAGAGGAATAA
- the rnc gene encoding ribonuclease III — MFESKEKLELIIAYKFHYPELLIQALTHSSHINESRLLKTESNERLEFLGDAVLEIIVSDYLYHRYAALPEGELTRMRAAMVCESSLADFARTIALGDFLVLGKGEEATGGRERNSVLADAVEALLGAIYLDGGLEIAREFLQKHFLGKREQSFIDFKTLLQEKIQKTSDIPLSYQLIGEQGPDHKKEFVMEVWHDGQRLGRGAGGSKKAAQQQAAKAAMEELGCI, encoded by the coding sequence ATGTTTGAGTCAAAAGAAAAGCTTGAATTAATAATTGCGTATAAGTTTCATTATCCGGAATTATTAATTCAAGCTTTAACACACAGCTCACATATCAACGAAAGCCGGCTCTTAAAGACGGAAAGCAATGAACGGCTGGAGTTTTTGGGTGATGCGGTGCTGGAGATTATTGTTTCGGATTATTTGTACCACAGGTACGCTGCCCTGCCCGAGGGGGAGCTGACCCGGATGCGGGCTGCGATGGTGTGTGAAAGTTCGCTGGCTGACTTTGCCCGGACGATTGCGCTGGGAGATTTTTTGGTCTTGGGCAAAGGCGAAGAAGCAACCGGCGGCCGGGAGCGGAACTCGGTACTGGCAGATGCGGTGGAGGCGCTGCTGGGGGCGATTTATCTGGACGGCGGACTGGAAATTGCCAGGGAGTTTTTGCAGAAGCATTTTTTAGGCAAAAGAGAACAAAGTTTTATTGATTTTAAAACGCTGCTTCAGGAAAAAATTCAAAAGACCAGTGATATTCCGTTAAGCTATCAACTTATCGGCGAGCAGGGGCCGGATCATAAGAAAGAGTTTGTGATGGAAGTCTGGCATGATGGTCAGCGGCTCGGCCGGGGAGCGGGAGGCAGTAAGAAAGCCGCTCAGCAGCAGGCGGCCAAAGCAGCAATGGAGGAACTCGGATGTATTTAA
- a CDS encoding acyl carrier protein — protein MDERKLLEIIAEFTNYDADQLEPDMHFVDDLGIDSLDLAQIILSAESEFDVELEEEVADGIETVGDAIELLKAKLEEQE, from the coding sequence ATGGACGAACGGAAGTTACTGGAGATTATTGCTGAGTTTACCAATTATGATGCTGACCAGCTGGAACCGGATATGCACTTTGTGGATGATTTGGGGATTGATTCGCTGGACTTGGCGCAAATCATTCTCAGTGCCGAATCGGAGTTCGATGTTGAACTGGAAGAAGAAGTGGCAGACGGGATTGAAACGGTCGGCGATGCAATTGAGCTTTTAAAAGCAAAATTAGAAGAACAGGAATAA
- a CDS encoding phosphate acyltransferase PlsX, producing the protein MRIAIDAMGGDLGPQAVMAAATAALQERADLELTVFGRENEIQAALAGKSYDAGRLHIVAAAEVISNNESPTAAIRSKKESSLVKALYFVKEGKADALISAGSTGAVLTGGTLIIGRIKGIKRPALAIFFPTKKDPILLLDIGANVDSKPEYLHQFAILGKAYYQGTFSKANVRVGLINNGAEEHKGSQLTKEAYQLLAADKTLGFVGNIEAREIHSGDYDVAVCDGFVGNMILKYAEGLSGMIFSGMKAAVMSGVLSKLGGLLIKKPLKKMAADFDYKKYGGAPLLGLEALVVKAHGSSDAVAFKSAIDQCSRFWEADITGRIKRLLQEEKDVKGGQDGRTEVTGDYC; encoded by the coding sequence ATAAGGATTGCGATTGATGCCATGGGCGGCGACTTAGGGCCGCAGGCGGTAATGGCAGCGGCGACAGCAGCGCTGCAGGAAAGGGCGGATTTGGAACTGACGGTCTTTGGCCGGGAGAACGAGATTCAGGCGGCTCTGGCCGGTAAAAGTTATGATGCCGGGCGACTGCATATCGTGGCGGCGGCTGAAGTTATCTCCAATAATGAATCACCGACGGCAGCCATTCGCAGCAAAAAGGAATCCTCGCTGGTTAAGGCGCTTTATTTTGTCAAAGAGGGCAAAGCCGATGCCTTGATTTCGGCGGGCAGTACCGGCGCGGTTCTAACCGGCGGCACGCTGATTATCGGTCGAATCAAAGGGATTAAAAGACCAGCACTGGCTATCTTTTTTCCTACCAAAAAAGACCCGATTTTGCTTTTGGATATCGGTGCCAATGTGGATTCCAAGCCGGAATATCTGCATCAGTTTGCTATCTTGGGCAAGGCTTATTATCAGGGGACTTTTTCCAAAGCCAATGTGCGGGTGGGTCTGATCAATAACGGCGCGGAGGAGCATAAAGGTTCGCAGCTGACCAAAGAAGCTTATCAGCTTCTGGCGGCCGATAAAACATTGGGCTTTGTCGGCAATATTGAAGCGAGGGAGATTCATTCCGGCGATTATGACGTGGCGGTTTGCGACGGTTTTGTCGGAAATATGATTTTAAAATACGCCGAGGGACTGTCCGGTATGATTTTTTCGGGAATGAAAGCGGCAGTGATGAGTGGTGTACTCAGTAAGCTGGGCGGTTTATTGATTAAGAAGCCGTTAAAAAAAATGGCGGCGGATTTTGATTATAAAAAATACGGCGGAGCGCCGCTCTTAGGTTTAGAAGCTTTGGTTGTCAAGGCACACGGCAGTTCGGACGCGGTTGCGTTTAAAAGCGCGATTGACCAGTGCAGCCGTTTCTGGGAAGCGGATATTACCGGCCGGATTAAAAGATTATTGCAGGAAGAAAAGGACGTTAAAGGAGGACAAGATGGACGAACGGAAGTTACTGGAGATTATTGCTGA
- a CDS encoding AAA family ATPase, producing MERNIFQDLIRWKQDPHRKPLILKGARQTGKTWLMLEFGKRYYRDFAYFNFDEGPGLFSIFETNKDPFRLIELLGLLTGKKVRPQETLIIFDEIQECSSALNALKYFKERAPEYHIISAGSLLGALLAQPKSYPVGMVNLLELYPMYFDEFLAAANPVLFQYYAGIEKDTVIEQVFHQKLLEAYQYYLIIGGMPEAINTWLTTKDYQKVSQVQKDLLAVYENDFAKHNGKINSGRLLLVFRSIVSQLAKPNEKFIYGSLRPGARAREFEEAIEWLVSAGMVNRICNVSKPEHPLAAFEQLEHFKLFLFDTALLKQMAGLNNSFLLLNSAYQFKGQLTENYVLQQLTGQFPVRPRYFHTKQGEIDFLLQHNELIIPLEVKAGEQKSAASFKNYVKHRQPPVAVRLSQMGYQRSGQIWNIPLYLVPKLHRLLPAADS from the coding sequence TTGGAACGAAATATTTTTCAGGATTTAATCCGCTGGAAACAAGACCCACACCGCAAACCACTCATTCTTAAAGGCGCACGCCAAACCGGAAAAACATGGCTGATGTTGGAATTTGGAAAACGGTATTACCGGGATTTTGCCTATTTCAATTTTGACGAAGGCCCCGGTCTTTTTTCTATTTTTGAAACAAACAAAGACCCCTTTCGTTTGATTGAACTGCTCGGCCTTTTGACCGGAAAAAAAGTTCGGCCGCAGGAAACTTTGATTATTTTTGATGAAATTCAAGAATGTTCTTCTGCCTTAAACGCTCTGAAATATTTCAAAGAAAGAGCACCGGAATACCATATTATTTCCGCCGGAAGTTTGCTTGGCGCCCTGTTGGCACAGCCAAAGTCTTATCCTGTCGGCATGGTCAACTTATTGGAACTGTACCCTATGTATTTTGATGAATTTTTAGCAGCTGCCAATCCTGTGCTTTTTCAATACTACGCCGGAATCGAAAAAGACACCGTCATTGAGCAGGTTTTTCATCAAAAATTATTGGAAGCATATCAATATTATTTAATTATTGGCGGTATGCCGGAAGCTATCAATACTTGGCTGACCACTAAAGATTATCAAAAAGTCAGTCAGGTTCAAAAAGATTTGCTGGCTGTTTATGAAAACGATTTTGCCAAACATAACGGTAAAATTAACAGCGGACGCTTGCTGCTTGTTTTCCGGAGTATTGTTTCGCAATTAGCCAAGCCAAACGAAAAATTTATTTATGGCAGTCTGCGCCCAGGTGCCAGAGCCAGAGAATTTGAAGAAGCTATCGAATGGCTGGTTTCTGCCGGTATGGTCAATCGAATTTGCAATGTTTCCAAACCGGAACATCCTCTGGCCGCCTTTGAACAGCTTGAGCATTTTAAGCTTTTTCTGTTTGATACCGCTTTGCTCAAGCAAATGGCCGGACTAAACAATTCTTTTCTTTTGCTGAACTCTGCTTATCAGTTTAAAGGACAATTAACCGAAAACTATGTGCTGCAGCAATTAACCGGACAATTCCCAGTCCGCCCTCGTTATTTTCACACCAAACAAGGAGAGATTGATTTTCTCTTGCAGCATAATGAGCTTATTATTCCGCTCGAAGTAAAAGCCGGCGAGCAAAAATCTGCCGCCAGCTTTAAAAACTATGTCAAACACCGCCAACCGCCGGTTGCCGTCCGCTTATCGCAAATGGGCTATCAACGCAGCGGCCAAATTTGGAATATTCCCCTTTATCTGGTGCCGAAGCTGCACCGGCTTTTACCGGCTGCCGACTCCTAA